A stretch of Myxocyprinus asiaticus isolate MX2 ecotype Aquarium Trade chromosome 42, UBuf_Myxa_2, whole genome shotgun sequence DNA encodes these proteins:
- the ska1 gene encoding spindle and kinetochore-associated protein 1: MNHCELEEVTQHINDKISMIKRLLELRAVAKDPDKRGTLLKIEQEVSAINELLDRFERYVGQQRDLLKHLKDLVEFFQEDEQDVQHLKSNTPLHMPRRGQQAAHQEGGQLAVQSRQTDAPPAPQDQALPRKPQRNQIKEMEFINVQEFDSIPPYMKGRVTYDQLNAAVQSINTAVMAKYKIVHQSMKTLNNASRALHQRFKDEETKDTKGHFFIVEQDILEFAQLKVDKRFRGMLNMLRHCQRLKEVRGGGLTRFILL, encoded by the exons ATGAATCACTGTGAGCTCGAGGAAGTGACACAACATATAAATGACAAGATTTCCATGATCAAAAGACTCTTGGAGCTTCGAGCTGTTG CAAAAGATCCAGATAAACGGGGGACACTTCTCAAAATTGAACAAGAAGTCAGTGCCATCAACGAGCTTCTTGATCGTTTTGAGAGATATGTGGGCCAGCAGAGAGATCTACTGAAGCATTTAAAG GATCTGGTAGAGTTTTTCCAGGAGGATGAACAGGATGTCCAACACCTAAAGAGCAACACCCCTTTGCACATGCCCAGAAGAGGCCAACAAGCAGCTCACCAAGA AGGAGGACAGTTGGCAGTTCAGAGCAGGCAGACAGATGCACCACCTGCCCCTCAGGATCAGGCGTTGCCCAGGAAACCTCAGCGCAACCAGATCAAAGAGATGGAGTTCATTAATGTCCAAGAGTTTGACAGCATACCACC GTACATGAAAGGCCGTGTGACatatgatcagctgaatgctGCGGTGCAAAGCATCAACACAGCTGTAATGGCAAAATATAAGATCGTCCATCAGTCAATGAAGACCCTGAACAACGCGTCCCGTGCGCTCCACCAGCGCTTTAAAGACGAAGAAACAAAGGACACCAAGG GTCATTTTTTCATCGTGGAGCAGGACATTCTTGAGTTTGCCCAGCTAAAGGTAGACAAGCGCTTTAGAGGCATGTTGAATATGCTGCGTCACTGCCAGCGTCTGAAGGAGGTCAGAGGAGGCGGTCTCACACGCTTCATCCTGCTCTAA
- the slc2a11l gene encoding solute carrier family 2 member 11, like, translating into MAAVFGEKMNPTYHLYPIFSPKVQPSMKSYFSMLRSPVLVAAIWILGIGGTFQYGFNISVLNSPSIFIKVLVNSTCEQRYGRSLEPWELSLIWSFIVSIYCIGGLFGTLNAGKLAAKYGRKRTLLLNNVVAICGAVLMLLSKTALSFEMIMVGRFLYGINAGVSLTVHTLYLLECAPKRLRGMVGVSVASFVSLGKFFGQLLGISELLGTEEHWTWLLAVSGVAGLIQLLTLPFLPESPRYLLLERADRDGCEMALRRLWGARLDPRPEMEEMLTEHAALKGVKIHKLKDLFLDHDVRWQLLTIVVTFVALQLCGINAVYLYSFDVFQAAGVPIEQLRYAALGTGLCEISTSITCVMIIESTGKRVLLFRGYMCMAASLALLTLTLYLQEFVTWMPYCSMVLIFIFIFFFSSGPAGVTAPLPGEIFTQSYKPPAFIVACTINWVGLFLVGMLFPLIVEHLDYFLFLIFTVCCFFSGVFVWCNLPETKNKTVLEITEDFKRMHQNSLLSRMNSIHISDIETTVSTKL; encoded by the exons ATGGCAGCTGTATTTGGAGAGAAGATGAATCCGACTTATCACCTTTACCCTATTTTCTCACCCAAAGTTCAACCAAGCATGAAAAGTTACTTTTCAATG CTGAGAAGTCCTGTGCTTGTTGCAGCTATTTGGATCCTTGGAATAGGTGGGACCTTCCAGTACGGCTTCAATATTTCTGTCTTGAACTCGCCATCAATT TTTATTAAAGTGCTGGTGAACAGCACCTGCGAGCAACGTTATGGACGTTCTTTGGAGCCATGGGAGCTGTCACTCATTTGGTCCTTCATTGTGTCCATCTACTGCATCGGAGGACTGTTTGGCACCCTGAATGCTGGAAAGCTGGCAGCCAAGTATGGCAG GAAGAGAACTCTGCTATTGAACAATGTGGTGGCAATCTGTGGAGCTGTCCTGATGTTGTTGAGTAAGACCGCCCTCTCATTTGAGATGATAATGGTGGGCCGCTTCCTGTACGGCATCAACGCTG GTGTGAGTTTGACTGTCCACACACTTTATTTGTTGGAATGCGCCCCCAAGAGGTTGCGTGGAATGGTTGGTGTATCTGTTGCCTCTTTCGTCTCATTAGGGAAGTTCTTTGGCCAGCTACTTGGAATCAG TGAGCTGTTGGGCACTGAGGAGCATTGGACTTGGCTGCTAGCTGTCAGTGGGGTGGCTGGTCTTATACAGTTACTCACACTGCCCTTTCTCCCCGAGTCCCCTCGGTATCTTCTGCTGGAGAGGGCAGACAGAGATGGCTGTGAGATGG CTCTACGCAGGCTGTGGGGGGCTAGATTAGATCCTAGACCCGAGATGGAGGAGATGTTGACTGAGCATGCTGCACTGAAGGGCGTGAAGATTCACAAGCTCAAGGACCTCTTCCTCGACCACGATGTGCGCTGGCAGCTCCTCACCATCGTCGTCACTTTCGTAGCTCTGCAGCTCTGCGGCATCAACGCT GTCTATCTCTATTCATTTGATGTGTTTCAAGCAGCCGGTGTTCCCATAGAGCAATTGCGTTATGCCGCCCTTGGGACAGGCCTATGTGAAATCTCCACTTCCATCACCTGT GTGATGATCATTGAGAGCACAGGGAAGAGAGTGCTTCTTTTTAGGGGTTACATGTGTATGGCGGCCTCACTGGCCCTGCTCACGCTCACACTCTACTTACAG GAGTTTGTAACCTGGATGCCATATTGCAGCATGGTCCTCATCTTCATCTTTATCTTCTTCTTCTCTAGTGGGCCAG CTGGGGTAACAGCACCACTTCCTGGTGAGATTTTCACACAGTCCTATAAACCACCAGCATTCATTGTGGCCTGTACCATCAACTGGGTTGGACTCTTTCTGGTGGGCATGTTGTTTCCCCTTATAGTG GAGCATTTGGACTACTTTCTTTTCCTCATATTTACTGTGTGCTGCTTCTTCtcgggtgtgtttgtttggtgcAACTTGCCAGAAACAAAGAATAAAACTGTTCTGGAGATCACGGAGGACTTTAAGAGAATGCACCAGAACTCACTATTGTCCAGAATGAACTCGATACATATCAGTGACATCGAGACAACTGTATCTACCAAGCTTTAG